The following are from one region of the Rosistilla carotiformis genome:
- the pstB gene encoding phosphate ABC transporter ATP-binding protein PstB: MIKGSSEPKGESTETAITAKNFSAWYGDFQALHDITLEIPKNRVTAFIGPSGCGKSTFLRWINRMNDTVAIAHASGTLHMGDTDLLAARTDVVDLRRKIGIVFQKPNPFPKTIFENVAFGPRLHMRISRRELEELVEWALRKAAVWNEVKDRLNGPAFGLSGGQQQRLCIARAIATGPEVLLMDEPCSALDPASTLAIEDLIYELREQYSIVIVTHNMQQASRCSDKTAFFFEGKLIELGSTLQVFTKPTHKQTEDYVSGKFG, encoded by the coding sequence ATGATCAAAGGCTCCAGCGAACCGAAGGGCGAAAGTACGGAAACCGCCATCACCGCCAAGAACTTCAGTGCGTGGTATGGCGATTTCCAAGCGTTGCACGACATCACGCTGGAGATCCCTAAAAACCGCGTGACGGCGTTTATCGGCCCGAGCGGTTGCGGCAAAAGCACCTTCCTGCGGTGGATCAATCGCATGAACGACACCGTTGCAATCGCCCACGCCAGCGGCACCCTGCACATGGGCGACACCGACCTGTTAGCGGCCCGCACCGATGTCGTCGACCTGCGCCGGAAGATTGGAATCGTCTTCCAAAAACCCAATCCGTTCCCCAAGACGATTTTTGAAAACGTCGCCTTCGGCCCTCGCTTGCACATGCGGATCTCCCGTCGCGAACTGGAAGAACTCGTCGAATGGGCACTTCGCAAAGCCGCTGTTTGGAACGAGGTGAAGGACCGGCTGAATGGACCTGCTTTCGGTTTGTCGGGGGGCCAACAGCAACGACTGTGCATCGCCCGCGCGATCGCAACTGGACCCGAAGTGCTGCTGATGGATGAACCCTGTTCGGCATTGGACCCGGCCAGCACGTTGGCGATCGAAGACCTGATCTACGAATTGCGGGAACAATATTCGATCGTGATCGTGACCCACAACATGCAACAGGCGTCGCGTTGCAGCGACAAAACGGCCTTCTTCTTCGAGGGCAAACTGATCGAACTCGGATCGACCCTGCAGGTCTTCACCAAGCCAACACACAAACAAACCGAAGACTATGTCAGCGGTAAATTCGGTTAA